DNA sequence from the Nocardioides jiangxiensis genome:
CGTGGCCGCGACGGCTGCGTCGATCGCGCGCATGCAGGAGGCCGACGGTGGCATCCCCTGGACCACGGGGGAGCACACCGACATCTGGAACCACGTCGAGGCGGCCATGGCGCTGCTCGTCGGGGGCGAGGTGGAGGCCGCGGAGAAGGCGCTGCGCTGGGTCCCGACCCTGCAGTGCGCCGACGGCTCCTGGCCGATGAAGATCGTCGCCGGCGAGGTCGAGGACGACCGCGGCGAGGTCAACATGTCGGCGTACCTCGCGGTGGGGCTGTGGCACCACTGGCTGGTCCGCCGTGACCGCGCCTTCGTCGAGGAGCTGTGGCCGAGCGTGCGTGCGGGCCTGGACTTCGTGGTCTCGCTCCAGCAGGACTGGGGCGGCATCCAGTGGACGCCGCAGGACGACTTCTGCCTCCTGACCGGGTGCTCCTCGATCTACCAGTCGCTGCGCGCGGGCGTCGCCCTCGCCGACCTGCTCGACGAGCCGCAGCCCGAGTGGGAGCTGGCCGGCGGTCGCCTGGGCCACGCGATCCGGCAGCACCCGGAGCGCTTCGCCGACAAGTCGAAGTACTCCATGGACTGGTACTACCCGGTCCTCGGCGGTGCCGTGCGGGGCGAGGCCGCGCACGCGCTGCTGGACACCCGCTGGAGCGACTTCGTGGTGCCGGACCTGGGCTGCCGCTGCGTGGACACCAACCCGTGGGTGACGGGGGCGGAGACCTGCGAGCTGGTGATGGCGCTCGACGCCATCGGCGACCACGAGCGTGCGCTGACGCTGCTCAGGGACATGCAGCACCTGCGGGCCGAGGACGGTTCCTACTGGACCGGCTGGGTCTACGAGCTCGAGGGCTACGAGAACGAGAACCCCAACGTGTACTGGCCGGTCGAGCACACCACCTACACCGCCGCGGCCGTCCTGCTGGCCGTGGACGCACTGGGGGAGCGCTTCGGCGGGAGCACGCCCGGGTCCGGCATCATGCGCGGCGAGACGCTCGCAGCGGACTTCCCGGAGATCGCCCTCGAGTGCGGCTGCACCGAGGTCAGCACATCCCGCTGACCGCCGTCGTCGTCGCGGTCAGCGACGGCGTCGTCGTCGGGATCGT
Encoded proteins:
- a CDS encoding prenyltransferase, translating into MQPQIPYVEGVLTADDVAATAASIARMQEADGGIPWTTGEHTDIWNHVEAAMALLVGGEVEAAEKALRWVPTLQCADGSWPMKIVAGEVEDDRGEVNMSAYLAVGLWHHWLVRRDRAFVEELWPSVRAGLDFVVSLQQDWGGIQWTPQDDFCLLTGCSSIYQSLRAGVALADLLDEPQPEWELAGGRLGHAIRQHPERFADKSKYSMDWYYPVLGGAVRGEAAHALLDTRWSDFVVPDLGCRCVDTNPWVTGAETCELVMALDAIGDHERALTLLRDMQHLRAEDGSYWTGWVYELEGYENENPNVYWPVEHTTYTAAAVLLAVDALGERFGGSTPGSGIMRGETLAADFPEIALECGCTEVSTSR